TTCGGACGAGGCGTGCGTGGGTGACCTGGCGGTGCTGGAGGCCGCGGCGGCCGGGGTGACGGGTCTGGTGGTGTGGGGACTGCACCGCGACACCGCGGAGCTGGCCGAGATCGGTCTGCCCGTGTTCAGCTACGGCGCCTACCCGCCCGGACCCGTACGGCTGGACGAACGGGAGGCCGACGCCCTGGTCACCGCACGGTTCGGGGCGCACCTCGTGGACGGCCGGGACTTCGTCTTCGGTGACGTCGACGGCGTGCTGTTCGTCGCCGCGGAGCACGTCGAGAGGGTGCTGACGGCGGCCGGGCGGATCGCCGGGACGGAGCGGGAGCAGGCGCACCGGATCCGATCGGGCGAGACGTTGCGCCGGCAGACGGCCTTCGAGGACTACCTGGTCCTGCGGGACGCGGATCCCTCGTACAGCTTCCGGCGGCACCTGCGGCGCATCGGCGGTGCCATCGAGGAGTAGGACGCGCACGTGTCGGGGCCTTCCCCCTCGCCGGGCCGCCGCCCGCGCGGCGGCCGTTCGGTGGGCCGGTCCCCGCCCCAACGGCCCACCGCGCGGTGGATCAGTTCTGGCCCAGCGGCAGGGCCAGGTCGGTGACCTGCTGCTTGGCGGGGAAGGCGCCGAGGTCGCGGGCCGCTCCGGTCAGTACGTCGATCTGGTGGAGGCGGGAGCCGCGGCCGGTGTCGAGGGTCGCGAATCCCTGGTTGGTGCCGTGCTCGGGCGAGAAGTGGATGTCGAATCCGGCGTCGGGTCCGGCGTTCACACCGAGGTTCCCGGTGGGTGCGAGGGTGCCGGCGTTGGCGGGTGACTGGAGGGAGACCCGGTCGGCCGTGGTGTCGAGGTCGAAGAGGGTGGTCGCCGTGGCGGCGTTCAGGTCGTTGTTGGTGTAGGCGGCGCCGGTGACGCCCATGGCGGTGGACGGCGGGGTGGTGGGGTTGGTGAGGGTCCCGTCGACCGTGGTGCCCAGCGGGGCGGCGGCGTCGTCGAGGTTGTGGCGCAGGTTCTGACCGGTGTTGCCGATCACCCGCAGACGGTTCGCGGCGGGGTTGAAGTCCACCCCGAACCGCGTCCCCGACAGGCCCACGGTGAGCTGGGAGACCTTCGTCGCCCTGGCGTTGCCGGTGTTCAGGGTGTAGATGCCGCCCTTGTCGCCGACTCCGTAGAGCTTCTCGTTCTGGACCCGGAAGTCGATGCCCACGAGCCTGGTGTCGCCGCGGAGCCCGGACACCCTGCCGATGCCGGTGGGCTTGGCGGGCGAGTCCACGGTGAACTCCACCAGCCGCTGATCGGAGGTCAGACCGATCGCGGTCAGTGCCCGGTGTCCCGCTCGGTCCATGGCGTGGTCGCC
This region of Streptomyces sp. NBC_00513 genomic DNA includes:
- a CDS encoding RraA family protein, with amino-acid sequence MLQAFADLSTPLLADACVRTNTPLRVAPPGIGAVVRGHRVAGPVLPVRHYGSVDVFLEAFGRAEEGDVLVIDNGGRSDEACVGDLAVLEAAAAGVTGLVVWGLHRDTAELAEIGLPVFSYGAYPPGPVRLDEREADALVTARFGAHLVDGRDFVFGDVDGVLFVAAEHVERVLTAAGRIAGTEREQAHRIRSGETLRRQTAFEDYLVLRDADPSYSFRRHLRRIGGAIEE
- a CDS encoding DUF4394 domain-containing protein, with product MRTRKIVIAASVVLAAAVSAPVPASADGGDHAMDRAGHRALTAIGLTSDQRLVEFTVDSPAKPTGIGRVSGLRGDTRLVGIDFRVQNEKLYGVGDKGGIYTLNTGNARATKVSQLTVGLSGTRFGVDFNPAANRLRVIGNTGQNLRHNLDDAAAPLGTTVDGTLTNPTTPPSTAMGVTGAAYTNNDLNAATATTLFDLDTTADRVSLQSPANAGTLAPTGNLGVNAGPDAGFDIHFSPEHGTNQGFATLDTGRGSRLHQIDVLTGAARDLGAFPAKQQVTDLALPLGQN